GTAGTCCTGCATCTTGGCTTTCATAGAGGTGAACAGCTGGCCTTTTAGTGCCACCGTCAGTTGCTTGTCCTCATAATAGGTGGGCCAGTGTTTCCTGGCCTGCTCAAACTTTGATCTGGTCAAAGGAGGGCATGCTGGTGTCTTGACCAGGAAAAGGTTCCCTAGACCTCCACAGTTTATTCTACCTGAGGACGGCAGATCAGATATGTGCATGTCCTTACTGCAGTCAAAGTCTGGTGCATCACTGGCAAGGCATACAATGATCTCCAGAGGATGAGGGTTGCCCTTATCCTTGCATGCCCGTACTCTCGATGTGCGTCAGTCCAGGTAACGGGTACACTGTGGCTAACTCCTTTATCAAACGAGAGGTTTCTTTCTTGTTGACGATGGGAGCTGCAAAGGCCTCGATTAGCTCAGCGTCATGTGTGTGAAAGTTGGACAGCACAGGATAAGCGAACCAGGAGTCTATGTCACACTCAGATTATTTGATGCGTTTGGACTGTGGCTCCATTTCATAGTACCTGTGTTAAAAAGATTTTCAACCACAAATCTGGTCAAAGAACTCGGATCCAGACAATGTTTACATAAATGGGTGATTCTGCAACTTTGGGCACTTTGGCTGTGTTAAACTTATTCAAACACCATTTTACCAGTATTTCAATTGTCTTTGATTTGTCTAGAAACAATATCTGATAATGGCTGCATTTGTactatttttgtcatttttcccAGACAGCCAGACAAATGTAATTTCCATCATGTCATTAATCATCCATTTCAGTTGAAAATGAAATTAActtatttttaacacatttctTATGGGTACATGAACTTGTATTGAATATTATTTTAAGTGATTAAGGTTTTCCTAAAATTAATAATTCAACACGATGCCTGAATGTATGaacttgccttggtgacagctgaaAACGTTTATCATGAAAAATACGATATTTCCACCCAACCTTTTTGTGAGATTATGATAACAACCATATGATTTCCCTATCTAAAACAAATCAATGTAAATTATACATAATATACTCATTTACCTCAGAAATATGTGttgtggtggaaatgacatctatgtaaaaaaaataaacgtaggaaaacaatattttattgcTAACATTTTGAACCACAACCGTtgttaaacatttaaataatataaGACAAAGTAAGATTCTAAAACACTGGAACTAGCACCTTTTTAACATGAGAACAATGTTTTGTCTTTGACTACACGGGTGTCTTTACACAGGTAGTTCTCTGCAAAGTCAATATGCATGATGATCTCCTCTTTCTCCAGATTCACTTTTAATTCTCTCAGTTTTGAGTATTGGTGTCAAATGTTGTGCACGTGTTTCGCCAActtctctttcaatcctttgGAGAAGTCCTCCAGTAGAATCTGCAGTGTGCCACACACCTTTTCGTTTACTgtcaaatgtctttgtttttcttctctctctcttcagcattGTTTTTCCACTCAAACCACCATGTCTGATCACCAGAATCAAAGTCAAATGTTTTTAACTATTTTGCTAGACAAAGGGAGCACACTGTGTACATGCACTCTTTCTTCGGGTTCTCACAGCACAAGACTCAATAAGGTTCTCAATGTTGCTGCAGCTGATCACTTTGTGATGCTGTAGTTTGTCTGCCATGAACTGGAGGTTGGCGTAGGTTTTGCAGAGGCATGTGTCCCTATCCTGGATTGTTGGCTTGACAACCCAAAAAAGACGTATTTTGCAGAATGCATAGTAGGAAAAGGTTCGGAATTATGCCATTAAAGAAGCGCTTCTGCTTTTTCTTCTTAGTGTGTCCTTTTCCCCTGTTGTTGCTCTACTGTTGTCATCACGTTCATAAAATCAAGTGATTTTCTCTTCTGTGGCAGTGCTAATTCTGTTACACTGCTTTTTCCTGGAGTACTGAAGACTTGTTGGCCTGTTTTTATTTGCCCTCATTGCTTTTGCTGAAAATTCAAATGATCCGTTTGCGGCTTTGACCAGGCCATACTTTCTCAGGATGTTGCCTCTGAGCATTTGTTAAGCCACTTGTTTGTCCTTGGTAATGcaaattttttgatatttttgctttaactctgcaatgatggcattttgaaacaataaaataaaatccttctCAAGTTCTTCGGAGTTCCCTTCAGTTCCCTTTCTTTTTGTCTTTGGGGAATCTTTCTCCCCATTTTCTTCATCAGTTTTTCTCAGCTTTCCGTAATGCATTATCAAGTTTGACATTGTCATGCAAAGATCTGTGTATGTTTTTGAGCGACCTCTTCCAACCTTTTTACTTCCAGCAAGTGTTTGACTTCTCATTCCTGTTGCAGATGATGAGGAAGGGGTATAATGGTGTGCATCAGGGGCAGGTATGTTGGCCTCATGTTCTGGCTGCAAGTCATCTGTTGACTGAGGTGTTGTGTTGCCTGATAGGTAGGTCTCCATTGCAACTGTTCTCTTTCAAGCCTGTCTTCTATTCCATTGGTTGCATTTCCATTGCCTTCTCTTGCTTCTTTGATCTCGCTTTGTCAGCTCAGAGATAGATTTCacttctcctttctcctttttCTTCCAGCATCTCTCCCTGTCTTATTGCAAATGTTCCTGGTATCATATaggatattttttttgtcatgtctgtgacctctgtgctgttttatgtggcatcttctaaaaacaaagaaaaatacacACCTTAGAGAATTTTTGAGATTAAACAAATTTAAAACAGGATTAAATAAGCCTAAAGTTTAAAACGAATAAGAGAATGTTttttgtcatttccaccactgttAAGTTTGTAATAGAAATGACTGATGGAAATTATGATTCTAAAGTTTTTGGAGAAAAATGACAGGCTGCTTAGCATGCTTTCGCTAGTATTACAGCTAGCATATAGTTTACactaaatacataaaatataaaaagaaaatataaatatatatattttttaagtatagCCTGTTTGGAAATGACTGACAATAAAAATATTCTCTACACAAGCAATATTTACCTAGATTTTTCTTCAACTTCTGGACATCACATCTGGAACAACTGTAAGCTGCAGCCATGTGCTTCAGTGTCACAATAAGTTTCCATGGTAACTAAATTAAGTCTTTTGAAAAAACGTTATTAATGAGGAATTTGTCCTCAGTGTTGGAAATTACACAACTACCAAAGGACAGgtatattttgtgtaaaaaaacaatataaaagggCATACTCATAATAAATATTGATATAGATTTAATTTCAATGACTCTTTCACTAGTAGTTAACATTAATAATTACACATTATACAATGTTTTCCCATAGAAAAACATAGTAGAAGTTCAACATTCTGGGTCAGGGACAAGGGCAAAAGTGAAATGAAGGTATAAAATTCATTTGAAAAAATGCTAAAATAATTGATAGAGGTGTTAAAAAATAATGGGGTAATTGTCGTGTGAACTTAACatataaagaataaaaaaaataaaaaattatataaaattcaAAAAATGTACTACCCCGAGGACATAGAAGTGGATGCAGTGCCGCAAAGATGTGAGGATACTTTAACATCAGACGAACAAAATTCAACAAGTACACATTTTGAATTCCTATCGCATATTGATTGCCGAATTAAATGTGCCTTGTTGACCAGCTTTGATTAGATGTCCAACTGCATATAATTCCCCCCTGAAACAAAGGCTATCACTATTCAGAGACACCCACAGTTTTGTTTGCTAGGTTAATAAAAAAAAGTCGTTATTCAATTAAAACATATTCCAGTCGATATccgcaaaacattttaaaatgttctttcACATTTTCAACTCGGAAAAATGTAACTGCACCTAACTAGAAAACTATTTGATGTTTCATGGAGGAATTGTTTATATGTGACACAAGCTCCTCAGAGGTACAAGCGTAAGGTCGTGGAGCTCCGAACAAAAAAAATTCATCATCGCAATTTTAGCTTTTGCGACAAATGCAAACGTATTTAATTGTCACTTGACAGTGGCATTGTCGTGAGACTTAAaataaagttattaatgaatGACATACCTTTAGAAAATACTAATAGACCATCGTAATGGTCCCTGGTAGCAGAGCTATTTTCCTCGCCTCTTGCGATTCTCTACGGATAGCGGTGCTTACCAAATTTCAGTAATTTAAGCATGTATTTTGGCTAGTGCAGGAAAATCGGGTTTAGTGAAATAAAATGTTTGCATGTAAAGCTTCGGCTCAACAGGGCACACGTATGTTTAGAGTCAAGACTGTAAGCAAATGTGCTTTTAGAAGAAAAATGAGTTCCAGGCTTGTTCTCGGTATTGAGACAAGCTGTGACGAGACAGGTGCGGCTGTAATGGATGAAACAGGCTTAATCCTTGGAGAATCTCTTCATTCACAAAAAGAGGTGCACATGAAGTGGGTACaatcttgtattttttttatgttcatTCAATAAAAGTGATTGTCTTATTTATCAGTGCAATGCCCTCCTTGGTCAAGAATCAAGATAAAACCTTGCAAATGACATCATGTTCTCCATTTGTATTTGATTGTAGGACTGGTGGGATTATTCCCACTGTTGCCCAGCGGCTCCACAGAGAGAACATAGGCCGCGTCGTCCAGGAGGCCATGGAGAGGAGTGGCGTCACCCAGAGTCAACTGTCTGCTGTAGCCACCACAGTGAAGCCGGGCCTGGCCCTGAGTCTGGGGATAGGCCTGGACTTTAGCCTGAACTTTGTAAAACTACACCAGAAGCCCTTCATCCCCATCCACCACATGGAGGCCCATGCCCTGACAGTCAGGATGTTCCAGCCTGTAGTATTCCCCTTCCTCGTCCTCCTAGTCTCCGGGGGTCACTCTCTCTTGGCTCTGGCCAGAGGAATCGATGACTTTCTTCTCCTGGGTCAAACACTGGATGAAGCTCCAGGGGACACTATGGACAAGGTAAAGAGTATAACTTTGAGGAAACACTTATCAGAGGCCGGTGGGTTTTCTTGGCCTTGAATTTGTGACATTTGTGTGTTCACAGGTGGCAAGACGTTTGTCACTCATCAAACACCCAAAGTGCTCCATGATAAGTGGGGGTCAAGCAATAGAGCTTCTGGCTCGAGATGGAGACAGGTTGAAGTTTCTCTTCAAGCCACCAATGGGAGCGCACTATGACTGTAACTTCTCCTTCGCTGGTCTGCGAAATCAGGTGACGATGTCAATACAGAAAAAAGAGGTAGAGGAAGGTAATAAATAATTCATAAAGATATAATATGCATTTATATCATAACCTTTCCTTCATCAACTAATAGAATCAGATCACTTAAATTGAAGGACAATTCCACCTAAAAAacaatcttttggtatttgtttcattagtccattgttgatatcggcccaacatgttttgcatgtcagccaGCCATCAAGGTTTcgagatatataactttcaaaatacagaaatcacagctatatttctttattttgaaagttatatctTGATCGCTGATAtgcaaaaacattttgggactatatcaacaatggactaatgaaacaaataccaaaagacaaGTTTTGTGTGAAAATGCAcctacttgttttttttttatccaaggTGTGGAGCAGGGAACTTTGTTGTCATGTGTTAATGACATAGCTGCTGCTACGCAGCACACAGTGGCCTCTCACATTGCCAAACGCACACATCGTGCCATTTTGTTCTGTAAGGCCAAAGGCCTTCTGCCTTCCTGCAATCCAACACTGGTGAGTGAAATCCCATCATTGGATAGTGGTTTTCACAGCTATCAAGATGATCTAATCCACAATATTGCATTGAATTATctccttaagaaagtattcacaccccattacTTTTTCCACTATGTTGTggataattgtcatttttttgtcaacgatctacataaaatactctgtcaaagtggaagaagaaatactaacatttgtaaaaaatgaataagaataaaacagtaatatacactgagtaaacaaaacattaagaatacctgctctttccatgacatagaatccaggcgaaagctatcccttattgatgtcacttgttaaatccacttaaaatcagtgtagatgatgaaggggaggagacaggttaaagaaggatttttaagccttgagacaattgagacacggattgtgtgtgtgtgcgccattcagagggtgaatgggcaataaaaaatatttcagtgcctttgaacagggtatggtagtaggtgccaggtgcactggtttgtgtcaagaactacaacgctgctgggtttttcacgctcaacattttcctgtgtgtgtcaagaatgttccaccactcaaaggacttccagtcaacttgacacaactgtgggaagcattgaagtcaataTGGGCaagcatccttgtggaatgcttttgacaccttgtaaagtccttGCCCCGATGAATTGACGCTGTCTTGAGGCCAAgaggaactcaatattaggaaggtgttcctactgtttggtatactcagtgtacaatgagcttcaaaagtattggggcagtaacacttttttgtttgttttggctctgtactccagccctttgcgaggcattggaaaatgtccctggtctttgtgattgaatctgtatttgaaattcactgctcaactgagggaccttacagatacttatatgtgtggggtagagatgaggtagtcattcaaaaatactgttaaacactattattgcacacagagtgagtccatgcaacttgttaagcacatgtttactcctgaatttatttaggcttgcataaTTTGTaacaattttgaaaaacataattccactttgacattatggggtattgtgcgtaggccagtgacacaaaatctcaatttaatccattttaaattccgtctggaacacaacaaaatttggaaaaagtccagggatgtgaatattttctgaaggcacaagTGTTTCTACAAACAATGGTGTGGTGTCCATACGGTGTCCCATGGTGTCCtcaatgttttgctttgtcagGTGGTGTCAGGAGGAGTTGCCAGTAACCAGTACATCCGAAAGACTTTGAAGATTGTCACAGACACCACtggattacatttactttgtccTCCATCCAAGTTTTGTACTGACAATGGAGTCATGATCGCATGGTATGTCGAAGACTATTAGTTATTTTGGTTTTGAAAATATATAGGtaaagttttattgtcacatgcacaagtacagtgaaatgcttaacttgcatgctctacccaacagtgcagtaatcaatatcaaaatagtataactaatttaaaaaaatatatatatatacacacatactcattcaagggtttttctttatttttattattttctacattgtagaataatagtaaagacatcaacactatgaaataacacatgggatcatgtagtaaccaaaaatgtgttaaacaaattaaaatatattttatatttgagattcttcaaagtagccaccctttgccttgatggtagcttggcacactcttggcattctctcaaccagcttcacctggaatgcttttccaacagtcttgaaggtgttcccacatatgctgagcatttgttggctgcttttccttcactctgcggaccaacttatcccaaaccatctcaattgggttgaggtcgggtgattgtggaggccagttcatctgatgcagcactccatcactatcattcttggtcaaatagcctttacacagcctggaggtgtgttgggtcattgttctgttgaaaaacaaatgatagtcccactaagcgcaaaccagatggggtggccTATCGCCTCGCATAGTGCCGTGAATtctaaatcacagtgtcaccagcaaagcaccatcacaccatctcctccatacttcacggtgggaaccacacatgcagagatcatccattcacctactctgcgtctcacaaagacacggtagttggaaccaaaattctcaaatttggactcatcagaccaaagaacagatttacaccggtcgaatgtccattgctcgtgttttttggcccaagcaagtcctttcttattggtgtcctttagtagtggtttctttgcagcaattcgaccatgaaggtctgattcacgcagtctcctctgaacagttgatgttgagatgtgtctgtgacttgaactctgtgaagcatttatttgggctgcaatctgaggtgccagttaactctaatgaacttatcctctgcagcagaggtaactctgggtcttcctttcctgtggcggtcctcacgtgtgccagtttcatcatagcgcttggtttttgcgactgcacttgaaactttcaaagctcttgacattttacggattgactgaccttcatgtaatggactgtggtttctcttatttgagctgttcttgccataatatgaacttggtattttaccatatagggctatcttctgtataccatccctaccttgtcacaacacaactgattggctccaatgtattaaggaaagaaattctataaattatcttttaacaaggcacacctgttaattgaaattcattccaggggcctcatttataaacactGTGTACGTCACTTTCTAAGCAAACTTTTTGGGATTTATAAAAACAAACTTGACGGGAGAATGTGCGGTCCTCCACGGACACTTTGACCCATACGTACGCACATAACTTGGAGAAATGAGAAACTGCGACTCCGATGGCAGAAGGATGAAACTCGAGAAACGCTTTGAAATTGATACCATTGTgtcaaataaattgaaatattacCTCACTTCATATGTGAGTTTCCTGGAGTGCACACAAATAAAAACGTGATTTAGGATAAATACAAACGGAGATATGTTTTTGCAAAATAACCCCTCAAATATATTGTACAGTTTAATCAGGAATCATATTTAATTggatctgtcatcaaggcaaaggctggctttgtttaacacttttttggttactacatgattccatagttttgatgtcttcactattgtagaataatatagaaaatagtacaaacaaagaaaaacccttgaatgagtaggtgtgtccaaaattgactggtactatatataataAAAACAAGATAGTAAGCTATAATACACAGCTTATAATACACAGGAATTTAGGAAATGGTTGAAGGGAATGCTGGGAGATTTGGcgtcacctttgacctttttaaACGTGTTGGCTGGAGTTTTACTGTTCTCTATGGCCAGGGAAGGAGCGTTGTGACAGGTCAAGTGGGACTCTGGCAAATAGTATATATTTGGCTTTGGAGCTTTTGGAGTCCAGTGCATTCAACCACACTTTATTTCAGGAATGGAGTTGAGAGACTGAGGGAAGGAAAGGGCATCCTGTCCCATACTGAGGAGGTCAACTATGAGCCCAAGTAAGTAAAAAAGATGACTAACTTCTATTGATAACAGTTCTATAGCTTAATTGTTGCTCTTTGTGTTCTAGAGCTCCCCTGGGTGTGAACATAACAGCAGAAGTGAAGGAGGCAGCTATCAAACTTCCACCATTAAAGCTGAGGATTACGGACTGACGTTCACTTATGTGCCTATCCATGATGCATATAATTCCTATCATTAAACTTTTGAAATACATCCTGGCAGAAAGGACTCCATTCTGTGTTAAGCGTTTAATTTCGTTTTTTTATTCAATCGACTTCCAATATATTATACCATTAAGTCAGTCATTTCCATTaataatataaatgtaatatattCATCTTGAACATAAATAGAATGGCTCCCTGAGTCATAAATTCACTACTACTTTAAGCTAGCCCAGTCAGGCTAGATCCTAGGCTGACCTCCAGGGTCACTGCCTTTGCTGGGGCCGCTGGCTGTCCTTATCCAGCCTCAGTGACTCCAGGGTGGGCTGAGAGCTATGGGTTGGCCCCTCTCCCTGCAGCCTAACCTTGGGGTTGGCTGTCCTGCTCCTCTGGGGTTGAAGCTGGAGAACTGGAGCCGAGCTGGTCCTCCCAAAGTGGCCTGCAGACACTGACAGGCCAGGAGTGCGGCTTGTCTTTTTGGACAAACCTGACGTAGGTAGAGGAGACAAAGACGATTGAGACTTTTTATTATATGAAATAGAT
This genomic window from Salvelinus sp. IW2-2015 unplaced genomic scaffold, ASM291031v2 Un_scaffold1322, whole genome shotgun sequence contains:
- the osgepl1 gene encoding tRNA N6-adenosine threonylcarbamoyltransferase, mitochondrial isoform X2; the protein is MFACKASAQQGTRMFRVKTVSKCAFRRKMSSRLVLGIETSCDETGAAVMDETGLILGESLHSQKEVHMKTGGIIPTVAQRLHRENIGRVVQEAMERSGVTQSQLSAVATTVKPGLALSLGIGLDFSLNFVKLHQKPFIPIHHMEAHALTVRMFQPVVFPFLVLLVSGGHSLLALARGIDDFLLLGQTLDEAPGDTMDKVARRLSLIKHPKCSMISGGQAIELLARDGDRLKFLFKPPMGAHYDCNFSFAGLRNQVTMSIQKKEVVSGGVASNQYIRKTLKIVTDTTGLHLLCPPSKFCTDNGVMIAWNGVERLREGKGILSHTEEVNYEPKAPLGVNITAEVKEAAIKLPPLKLRITD
- the osgepl1 gene encoding tRNA N6-adenosine threonylcarbamoyltransferase, mitochondrial isoform X1, which encodes MFACKASAQQGTRMFRVKTVSKCAFRRKMSSRLVLGIETSCDETGAAVMDETGLILGESLHSQKEVHMKTGGIIPTVAQRLHRENIGRVVQEAMERSGVTQSQLSAVATTVKPGLALSLGIGLDFSLNFVKLHQKPFIPIHHMEAHALTVRMFQPVVFPFLVLLVSGGHSLLALARGIDDFLLLGQTLDEAPGDTMDKVARRLSLIKHPKCSMISGGQAIELLARDGDRLKFLFKPPMGAHYDCNFSFAGLRNQVTMSIQKKEVEEGVEQGTLLSCVNDIAAATQHTVASHIAKRTHRAILFCKAKGLLPSCNPTLVVSGGVASNQYIRKTLKIVTDTTGLHLLCPPSKFCTDNGVMIAWNGVERLREGKGILSHTEEVNYEPKAPLGVNITAEVKEAAIKLPPLKLRITD
- the osgepl1 gene encoding tRNA N6-adenosine threonylcarbamoyltransferase, mitochondrial isoform X3 — translated: MFACKASAQQGTRMFRVKTVSKCAFRRKMSSRLVLGIETSCDETGAAVMDETGLILGESLHSQKEVHMKTGGIIPTVAQRLHRENIGRVVQEAMERSGVTQSQLSAVATTVKPGLALSLGIGLDFSLNFVKLHQKPFIPIHHMEAHALTVRMFQPVVFPFLVLLVSGGHSLLALARGIDDFLLLGQTLDEAPGDTMDKVARRLSLIKHPKCSMISGGQAIELLARDGDRLKFLFKPPMGAHYDCNFSFAGLRNQVVSGGVASNQYIRKTLKIVTDTTGLHLLCPPSKFCTDNGVMIAWNGVERLREGKGILSHTEEVNYEPKAPLGVNITAEVKEAAIKLPPLKLRITD